The region AAAACACATGCTGTCCTTATTACTTGTCATAATTTACATATCCTTTATCAGTCTGGGATTGCCGGATTCCCTGCTGGGGTCTGCATGGCCGACCATGTACCGTCAGCTGAATGTTCCTTTATCCTATGCCGGCATGATCTCAACGATTATCATAGGGGGCACCATCCTCTCAAGCCTAAACAGCGACCGCCTTATTAAGAGGTTCGGCACGGGCAAAGTAACGGCCGCCAGTGTGGGAATGACGGCTGCGGCTTTGTGGGGTTTTTCCGTTTCTCCCTCTTTTCCTGTCCTGTGTCTGTGGGCAGTTCCCTATGGATTAGGGGCAGGCTCTGTGGACGCAGCGCTGAATAATTTTGTAGCCCTTCATTACAAGGCAAGGCATATGAGCTGGCTTCATTGCTTTCGGGGTGTGGGAGCAACCGCAGGTCCGTATATCATGGGATATTTTCTGACCGGAGGCATGTCGTGGTCCTTGGGATACCGCTCCATTTCTTTCATTCAGATGGTGCTGACCGGTATTCTCATATTATCTCTGCCTCTCTGGAAGATAAGCCATGGAGAAGTGGAAGAAGAAGCCAGGGAAAGCCGCCATGTAACCATAAAAGAATTACTTCAGCTTAAGGGTGCAAAGCCTGTGCTTGCCGCTTTTTTCTGTTATTGTGCCCTGGAAGCCACCACAGGGCTGTGGTGCAGCAGCTACATGGTGATGGAAAAGGGCATTTCCCCGGATGCAGCAGCAAAATGGGCTTCATTATTTTTTCTTGGTATCACGATTGGAAG is a window of [Clostridium] saccharolyticum WM1 DNA encoding:
- a CDS encoding MFS transporter, with protein sequence MLSLLLVIIYISFISLGLPDSLLGSAWPTMYRQLNVPLSYAGMISTIIIGGTILSSLNSDRLIKRFGTGKVTAASVGMTAAALWGFSVSPSFPVLCLWAVPYGLGAGSVDAALNNFVALHYKARHMSWLHCFRGVGATAGPYIMGYFLTGGMSWSLGYRSISFIQMVLTGILILSLPLWKISHGEVEEEARESRHVTIKELLQLKGAKPVLAAFFCYCALEATTGLWCSSYMVMEKGISPDAAAKWASLFFLGITIGRFLNGFAAMKLSNKEMIRIGQGIIILGILVVLLAQGSRFLCAGFLMIGMGCAPVYPCLLHETPKNFGKELSQAIMGIQMACAYMGAAFMPLFMGLIAEHLTIRLYPFYLMGFALAMIFLVERVNRLKNK